A DNA window from Aureibaculum sp. 2308TA14-22 contains the following coding sequences:
- the pepE gene encoding dipeptidase PepE, with translation MKKLLLASTSTIYGSDYLEYLTPMLTNFFKEVNTLLFIPYARPSGINYDDYTSLVSKAFKKIDIKVVGIHTFNNKQKAIENAEGIFVGGGNTFVLVTELYQQKLMEVLKIAINKGIPYLGTSAGSNIAGLTMQTTNDMPILYPPSYKTLGCITFNINAHYLDPDPNSKHKGETRETRIKEFHAYNDISVIGLREGSWLEVDGDEIILKGNLPARWFQNGKKTIEIQPGNFILV, from the coding sequence ATGAAAAAACTACTTTTAGCAAGTACTTCAACAATTTACGGAAGTGATTATTTAGAGTACTTAACACCAATGTTAACCAACTTTTTTAAAGAGGTAAATACTTTATTATTTATACCTTACGCAAGACCCAGTGGTATTAACTACGATGATTATACCAGCTTGGTTTCCAAAGCTTTTAAAAAAATAGATATTAAAGTTGTTGGTATCCATACATTTAATAATAAACAAAAGGCAATTGAAAATGCAGAAGGTATTTTTGTTGGTGGTGGTAATACTTTTGTATTAGTAACTGAATTATATCAACAAAAATTAATGGAAGTATTAAAAATAGCAATCAACAAAGGCATTCCTTATTTAGGGACAAGTGCTGGAAGTAATATTGCTGGTTTAACCATGCAAACTACAAATGATATGCCCATTTTGTATCCACCAAGTTATAAGACTCTGGGATGTATTACTTTTAATATTAATGCTCATTATTTAGATCCAGACCCTAATTCAAAGCACAAAGGCGAAACTAGAGAAACAAGAATTAAAGAATTTCATGCATATAATGATATTTCTGTTATTGGTTTAAGAGAGGGGAGTTGGTTAGAAGTTGATGGAGATGAAATAATATTAAAAGGTAATTTACCAGCTCGATGGTTTCAAAACGGCAAAAAAACAATTGAGATTCAGCCAGGTAATTTTATACTAGTTTAA
- a CDS encoding carboxypeptidase-like regulatory domain-containing protein yields the protein MLKSTYLILLLFYTFSLAAQQTRTLISGTVKSEEKDMKNIHVINKTTLKGTITGTKGKFSIQVKSKDTLVFLGIQFESKKVVITEADINQKTIQVELNTKTNVLKEITIKKPENMAMALDLPNAGKEPLKGIDLKLAYYSQKSTPVVILEMLMGKQGGIDDLYNIISGNRKKHRKLKALIESDKLLEQNKKILLAIRKHFKDDFFIYNLKIPSKQIDNFIKHCQSKNIIESFDKESYLEVMDVFVRESKPFLKNLKDEK from the coding sequence ATGCTTAAATCAACCTACCTTATATTACTCTTATTCTATACTTTCAGCTTAGCTGCACAACAAACAAGAACATTAATTTCTGGCACTGTTAAAAGTGAAGAAAAAGACATGAAAAACATTCATGTTATAAATAAAACTACGCTAAAAGGTACAATTACAGGTACAAAAGGTAAGTTTTCTATACAAGTAAAAAGTAAAGATACACTTGTGTTCTTAGGTATTCAATTTGAAAGTAAAAAAGTTGTTATTACCGAAGCTGATATAAATCAAAAAACAATTCAAGTTGAGCTAAATACTAAAACTAATGTACTTAAGGAAATAACCATTAAAAAGCCTGAGAATATGGCTATGGCTTTAGACCTACCAAATGCAGGAAAAGAACCACTTAAAGGTATTGACTTAAAACTAGCATATTACAGTCAAAAAAGTACACCAGTTGTTATTTTAGAAATGCTGATGGGTAAACAGGGCGGAATTGATGATCTTTACAATATAATTTCTGGCAATAGAAAAAAACATAGAAAATTAAAGGCATTGATTGAATCTGATAAACTTTTAGAACAAAATAAAAAAATACTTTTAGCAATAAGAAAGCACTTTAAAGATGATTTTTTTATCTACAATTTAAAAATCCCCAGTAAACAGATTGATAATTTTATCAAGCACTGCCAATCAAAAAATATCATAGAATCTTTTGATAAAGAAAGTTATCTTGAAGTCATGGATGTTTTTGTTAGAGAAAGTAAACCATTTTTAAAAAACTTAAAAGATGAAAAATAA
- a CDS encoding carboxypeptidase-like regulatory domain-containing protein yields the protein MKNKPFFFIMILLNTVAFSQESKITVNGTIKSEGADLESIHIVNKNTKIGTITNAEGNFTIEVKEKDTLIVTGVQFYYVEVPITNQQVKTKKITIDLIQKMNELEEVEIKHNLTGNMAIDGNSVKVEKHVKGDALNFSKIDLDLVGIKMDDKSRSRTSSNDQLMPNMNPNLLAIASLLLKPIGKIGATKRNIKKYERLHNTKVLEAPEKIRTDFGDTFFTETLKIPTHHVDEFIAYCIPKGVAQLYADDKKIEITDIFLSESKIYLEKIKNEN from the coding sequence ATGAAAAATAAACCTTTCTTTTTTATTATGATTCTTTTAAATACAGTAGCTTTTTCACAGGAAAGTAAGATTACAGTTAACGGTACTATTAAAAGTGAAGGAGCAGATTTAGAAAGCATTCACATAGTAAATAAAAACACCAAAATAGGCACAATTACCAATGCTGAAGGTAATTTTACAATAGAAGTTAAAGAAAAAGACACATTAATAGTTACTGGGGTTCAATTTTATTATGTTGAAGTACCTATTACCAACCAACAGGTTAAGACCAAAAAAATTACAATTGACTTAATTCAAAAAATGAACGAATTAGAAGAAGTTGAAATCAAACATAATTTAACAGGGAATATGGCCATTGACGGTAACTCAGTAAAGGTTGAAAAACATGTAAAAGGCGATGCTCTGAATTTCTCTAAAATAGACCTTGATTTGGTAGGTATTAAAATGGATGATAAATCTAGAAGTCGTACTTCTAGTAACGATCAACTAATGCCCAACATGAATCCTAATCTTTTAGCAATAGCTTCTTTACTGCTAAAACCTATTGGAAAAATAGGAGCTACCAAAAGAAATATTAAAAAGTATGAAAGGCTTCACAATACTAAAGTGCTTGAAGCACCAGAAAAAATTAGAACTGACTTTGGTGATACATTTTTTACCGAAACGTTGAAAATACCTACTCATCATGTTGATGAATTTATTGCCTATTGTATACCCAAAGGAGTTGCCCAATTATATGCTGATGACAAGAAAATTGAAATTACAGATATCTTTTTGTCAGAAAGCAAAATCTATCTAGAAAAAATTAAAAATGAAAATTAA
- a CDS encoding peptidase associated/transthyretin-like domain-containing protein: MVLIAFSANLLAQENRQLITGKVFNDSVLVSSIHIINKNTKQGTISNHKGIFKIPVKINDTLQLSGIQFNAQMVIIRKNHIENKAIRIFLSLKTNELEEIEIKQNPLSGNIVSDLKNVKIESKIAYGVLDFSDIDFKPDIIGDDGDSGKPPDASKLTNPHIPIGLTLATISLGKPFKKKTPPVQVLIRKEFGDDFFIKNLSIPLIHIDFFLNHCKNKGLTKLYAINKKLEFTDAMIKESKSYLKKINNED; this comes from the coding sequence TTGGTTTTAATCGCCTTCTCAGCCAACTTATTAGCCCAAGAAAATAGACAATTAATCACTGGTAAAGTTTTTAATGATTCGGTATTGGTAAGCAGCATACATATAATTAATAAAAACACAAAGCAGGGAACAATCAGTAACCATAAAGGGATATTCAAAATCCCCGTCAAAATAAATGACACGTTGCAACTATCCGGCATTCAGTTTAACGCTCAAATGGTAATCATAAGAAAAAATCATATAGAAAATAAAGCTATAAGAATATTCCTTAGTCTAAAAACAAATGAGTTAGAAGAAATTGAAATCAAACAAAATCCTTTATCAGGAAATATAGTTAGTGATTTGAAAAATGTAAAGATTGAATCTAAAATTGCCTATGGCGTATTAGATTTTTCAGATATTGACTTTAAACCTGATATTATAGGTGATGATGGTGATAGTGGTAAACCACCTGATGCTTCTAAACTAACAAACCCTCATATTCCAATTGGCTTAACACTAGCCACAATAAGTTTGGGAAAACCTTTTAAAAAGAAAACACCTCCAGTTCAAGTCTTAATTAGAAAAGAGTTTGGAGATGATTTCTTTATTAAAAACCTCTCAATACCCCTAATTCATATCGATTTTTTCTTAAATCATTGTAAAAACAAAGGGCTTACCAAACTTTATGCAATAAATAAAAAATTAGAATTTACTGATGCTATGATAAAGGAAAGCAAAAGTTATCTCAAGAAAATAAATAATGAGGATTAA
- a CDS encoding DUF6702 family protein, with amino-acid sequence MFRSKFLLLLLILPIFAFTPHKFYISLIKVEFKPEQEAVQITMRIFIDDLQKVINETNDINIELAVKNEVKNSDELIIKYIEDNFYITINSKNTSYNYLGKEYDNDIVYLYLEITNIKKMNSIEVNDTMLMDYFPTQKNIIKLKANNSKKTLFLTKNKNKESYTF; translated from the coding sequence ATGTTTAGATCAAAATTCCTTTTACTACTTTTAATACTACCAATTTTTGCGTTTACGCCCCATAAATTTTATATAAGTTTAATAAAGGTTGAATTTAAGCCTGAACAAGAAGCGGTACAAATTACCATGCGTATATTTATTGACGACCTTCAAAAGGTAATAAATGAAACCAATGATATCAACATTGAACTTGCAGTAAAAAATGAAGTGAAAAATTCTGATGAACTCATTATCAAATATATAGAAGATAATTTTTATATTACAATAAATTCAAAAAACACTTCATACAATTATTTAGGAAAAGAATACGATAATGATATTGTTTACTTATACTTAGAAATAACAAACATAAAAAAAATGAATAGTATTGAAGTAAATGATACTATGCTAATGGACTATTTTCCTACTCAAAAAAATATTATTAAGCTTAAAGCGAATAACTCTAAAAAAACGCTGTTTTTAACAAAAAATAAAAACAAAGAAAGTTATACTTTTTAA
- a CDS encoding phosphoethanolamine transferase: MIELKKSIIQLKEIFKKYLLLLVAVPVLLGYIINFDASNKLELLIRILWIPIFYLPYFFFKKKIFHTLMIVFYFIVGIIEIGHWLMLKGPVSLASLFMIANSNFNETTEFLSVQSSFLLLLLIPYAALFILALKEKPRINNGIFKLLLSMNVILGISSFLYMSLSAFIAETTPLVIRNSYVFMSDFRKYSKAVKNNKLKEIDASQTHTSDQQLFVLIIGESASKNHMSLYGYPRKTNPKLELRDDLYVFDDVVSAYSNTIAGVMSLITESNLNNKLQYYESKDIIDVFHSLGFETYWISNQTPFGWAENLISATGSKTDHTTFVNLINNSTYEGNKNISYDEKLLAPFIDALNEKVDKKMIVLHMMGNHLSYDKRYPKPFSVFEGTDYKSQLIAEYDNSIVYNDYVLDSIFSLIKNNTVEKNRIVASAIYVSDHGENIYDEDDMFGHHFVNHLPKVNVEIPMLVWLSPTYKTLDSVKHSLIKNRINTPYVSDDTFHTILDLNHIKSPVFDKTRSLFHKDFNQNRLRILIDGKDYDKKIKMP; encoded by the coding sequence TTAGAATATTATGGATACCCATTTTCTACCTTCCTTACTTTTTCTTTAAAAAGAAAATTTTTCACACTTTAATGATAGTGTTTTATTTTATAGTAGGAATCATTGAAATTGGACATTGGCTTATGCTAAAAGGTCCAGTTTCTTTAGCGAGTTTGTTTATGATTGCCAATTCAAACTTTAATGAAACTACTGAATTTTTAAGTGTACAGTCGTCTTTTTTACTCTTATTGTTAATTCCTTATGCCGCCCTTTTTATTTTGGCACTAAAAGAGAAACCTAGAATTAACAATGGTATATTTAAGCTTTTATTGTCTATGAATGTTATATTAGGCATTAGTTCATTTTTATATATGAGTTTGTCAGCATTTATTGCAGAAACTACTCCATTGGTTATAAGAAATTCTTATGTGTTTATGTCTGATTTTCGTAAATATAGTAAAGCAGTAAAAAATAATAAATTAAAGGAAATTGATGCTTCTCAAACTCACACTTCTGATCAGCAACTTTTCGTACTAATTATTGGTGAATCTGCCTCTAAGAACCATATGTCTCTATACGGTTATCCTAGAAAAACCAATCCTAAGTTAGAACTGCGAGATGATTTATATGTATTTGACGATGTGGTGTCTGCTTATTCTAACACTATAGCTGGTGTTATGTCTTTAATTACTGAGTCCAATTTAAATAATAAATTACAATATTATGAAAGTAAAGATATAATTGATGTTTTCCATTCATTAGGTTTTGAAACGTATTGGATATCTAACCAAACACCTTTTGGATGGGCTGAAAACTTAATAAGTGCAACTGGAAGTAAAACTGATCATACAACATTTGTAAACTTAATCAATAATTCAACCTACGAAGGAAATAAAAACATTTCTTATGATGAGAAGTTATTAGCCCCTTTTATTGATGCATTAAATGAAAAGGTTGATAAAAAAATGATTGTATTGCATATGATGGGTAACCATTTAAGTTATGATAAAAGATATCCCAAACCATTTTCCGTTTTTGAAGGTACAGATTATAAAAGCCAATTGATTGCGGAATATGATAATTCAATAGTTTATAATGATTATGTATTAGATAGCATTTTTAGTTTAATTAAAAACAATACAGTAGAGAAGAATAGGATTGTAGCTTCAGCTATTTATGTCTCTGATCATGGAGAAAATATTTATGATGAGGATGATATGTTTGGACATCATTTTGTTAACCATTTACCCAAAGTTAACGTTGAAATACCTATGCTAGTTTGGCTTTCACCTACCTATAAGACTTTAGATTCGGTTAAACACTCTTTGATTAAAAATAGAATAAATACACCTTATGTCTCAGACGATACGTTTCATACCATTTTAGATTTAAATCATATAAAAAGCCCTGTCTTTGATAAAACCAGAAGCTTGTTTCATAAAGATTTTAACCAAAATAGATTAAGAATATTAATTGACGGGAAAGATTATGATAAAAAAATTAAAATGCCCTAA